From Pseudomonadota bacterium, a single genomic window includes:
- the dmeF gene encoding CDF family Co(II)/Ni(II) efflux transporter DmeF: MRGTELDPFSHSHTFGTDQPVAGERRTRWVVVLTVAMMVLEIVAGLRFGSMALLADGWHMGTHAAALGVALFAYVYARRHAEDTRYSFGTGKVGALGGFGSAVGLAVVALLVVVESLWRLAAPVGIHFNEALVVAAVGLMVNVLSALLLGDNGHPSPSESASRGGAVEHHDHNLRGAYLHVVADALTSALAIVALLAGKTLGWGWLDPAIGALSGLVIARWSYGLLRDTAAVLLDAELPQARRDALRALIEAEADNRVADLHVWRVGPRHLALIASVVTAQPRPPAHYKALLADQPDLCHVTIEVCSDPERDLAAGGRAAPATQQKGTQ, translated from the coding sequence ATGCGCGGTACAGAGCTCGATCCCTTCAGTCACTCGCACACCTTCGGCACCGACCAGCCGGTCGCCGGCGAGCGCCGAACCCGCTGGGTGGTGGTCTTGACCGTCGCGATGATGGTGCTGGAGATCGTCGCGGGCCTGCGCTTCGGATCGATGGCGCTGCTCGCCGACGGTTGGCACATGGGCACGCACGCCGCCGCCCTTGGTGTCGCGCTCTTCGCCTACGTCTACGCGCGACGCCACGCCGAGGACACGCGCTACAGCTTCGGCACCGGCAAGGTGGGTGCCCTCGGGGGCTTTGGCAGCGCCGTCGGTCTGGCTGTGGTGGCGCTGCTGGTCGTCGTCGAGAGCCTCTGGCGCCTCGCCGCGCCCGTCGGCATCCATTTCAATGAGGCGCTCGTCGTGGCCGCGGTCGGGCTGATGGTCAACGTGCTCAGCGCCCTGCTGCTCGGCGACAACGGGCACCCGAGCCCGTCGGAAAGCGCGTCGAGGGGCGGCGCTGTCGAGCACCACGATCACAACCTGCGCGGGGCCTACCTGCACGTGGTGGCGGATGCCTTGACCTCGGCGCTGGCGATCGTCGCGTTGCTGGCGGGCAAGACGCTGGGCTGGGGCTGGCTGGATCCGGCGATCGGCGCGCTGAGCGGCCTGGTGATCGCCCGCTGGTCCTACGGGCTGCTGCGGGATACCGCCGCGGTCTTGCTCGATGCGGAGTTGCCGCAGGCCCGCCGCGACGCGCTCCGTGCGCTGATCGAGGCGGAGGCCGACAACCGCGTGGCAGACCTCCACGTCTGGCGGGTCGGGCCGCGCCACCTTGCCCTCATCGCCTCGGTCGTCACCGCGCAGCCACGACCGCCCGCGCACTACAAGGCGCTCTTGGCCGACCAGCCGGATCTCTGTCACGTCACCATCGAGGTCTGTTCGGATCCGGAGCGCGACCTGGCGGCGGGCGGCCGCGCAGCACCAGCCACTCAGCAGAAAGGCACTCAGTAG